In Struthio camelus isolate bStrCam1 chromosome 4, bStrCam1.hap1, whole genome shotgun sequence, a genomic segment contains:
- the LRRTM1 gene encoding leucine-rich repeat transmembrane neuronal protein 1 — MEVVTLWKRNAKRFNGHSRAHLEILLLMDFLLIGLCLNWLLRKPPGLILCTLGIVSKMLPAVNSGCPQLCRCEGRLLYCESLNLTEMPRNLSGMMGLSLRYNSLSELHDGQFAGLMQLTWLYLDHNHICSVEGNAFQKLRRVKELTLSSNKITQLPNTTFRPMPNLRSVDLSYNNLQALEPDLFHGLRKLTTLHMRSNAIKFVPVRIFQDCRSLKFLDIGYNQLKSLARNSFAGLFKLTELHLEHNDLVKVNLAHFPRLLSLHSLCLRRNKVTIVVNTLDWIWKLEKMDLSGNEIEYMEPHVFESVPHLKSLQLDSNRLTYVDSRILASWKSLTSISLAANAWDCSRNVCALASWLSDFKGRYDGNLLCATPEYAQGEDVLDAVYAFHLCEDAADPTSADALAPVTNDSEQAFGLSSATAGYDGPAAEGDRTTDAVPVTVPGDNAENAVQIHKVVTGTMALIFSFLIVVLVLYVSWKCFPASLRQLRQCFVTQRRKQKQKQTMHQMAAMSAQEYYVDYKPNHIEGALVIINEYGSCSCHQQPARECEV; from the exons ATGGAGGTTGTCACTCTCTGGAAAAGG AATGCGAAACGATTCAATGGACATTCTCGAGCACATTTGGAAATATTATTGCTAATGGATTTCCTTCTCATTGGTCTCTGTTTAAACTGGCTGCTGAGGAAGCCCCCGGGGTTGATTTTGTGTACGCTGGGTATCGTTTCTAAAATGCTGCCAGCCGTGAATAGTGGGTGTCCGCAGCTCTGTCGGTGCGAGGGCAGGCTTTTGTACTGTGAATCACTGAATCTCACAGAGATGCCTCGCAACCTGTCGGGCATGATGGGCTTGTCTCTGCGGTACAACAGCCTTTCAGAGCTGCATGACGGACAGTTCGCGGGGTTAATGCAGCTCACGTGGCTCTATCTGGATCACAATCACATCTGCTCGGTGGAGGGGAATGCCTTTCAAAAATTGCGGCGGGTGAAGGAGCTCACCCTGAGCTCCAACAAAATCACCCAGCTGCCCAACACCACCTTCCGCCCCATGCCCAACTTGCGCAGTGTGGATTTATCGTACAACAACCTGCAGGCTCTGGAGCCGGACCTCTTCCACGGGCTGCGGAAGCTCACCACGTTGCACATGCGGTCCAACGCCATCAAGTTTGTGCCCGTGAGAATTTTCCAGGACTGCCGCAGCCTGAAGTTTCTAGATATAGGATACAATCAGTTAAAGAGCCTGGCTCGAAACTCTTTTGCGGGCTTGTTCAAACTCACCGAGCTCCACCTCGAGCACAACGATCTGGTGAAGGTGAATTTAGCCCATTTTCCCAGGCTCCTCTCGCTGCACTCCCTCTGCTTACGGAGGAATAAGGTCACCATCGTGGTAAACACTTTGGACTGGATATGGAAACTGGAAAAGATGGATCTGTCGGGCAACGAGATCGAATACATGGAGCCTCACGTTTTCGAGAGCGTGCCCCACCTCAAGTCCCTGCAGCTGGACTCCAACCGCCTCACCTACGTCGACTCGCGCATCCTCGCCTCCTGGAAGTCCCTCACCAGCATCAGCCTGGCCGCCAACGCCTGGGACTGCAGCCGCAACGTGTGCGCCCTGGCCTCGTGGCTGAGCGACTTCAAGGGTCGCTACGATGGCAACCTGCTCTGTGCCACCCCCGAGTACGCCCAGGGCGAGGACGTGCTGGACGCGGTGTACGCCTTCCACCTGTGCGAAGACGCGGCAGACCCCACGAGCGCCGACGCCTTGGCGCCCGTGACCAACGACAGCGAGCAAGCGTTCGGGCTCAGCTCGGCCACGGCGGGCTACGACGGGCCGGCCGCCGAGGGCGACCGGACGACGGACGCCGTCCCCGTCACCGTGCCCGGTGACAACGCCGAGAACGCCGTGCAGATCCACAAGGTGGTGACGGGGACCATGGCgctcattttctccttcctcatcgTGGTTTTAGTGCTGTACGTCTCCTGGAAGTGCTTTCCAGCCAGCCTACGGCAGCTAAGACAGTGCTTTGTGACACAGCGCCgaaagcagaagcaaaaacaGACCATGCACCAAATGGCTGCCATGTCAGCCCAGGAATATTACGTTGACTACAAACCCAACCACATCGAAGGCGCCCTGGTGATCATCAACGAGTACGGGTCTTGTTCCTGCCACCAGCAGCCAGCCAGGGAATGCGAGGTGTGA